A genomic segment from Pecten maximus unplaced genomic scaffold, xPecMax1.1, whole genome shotgun sequence encodes:
- the LOC117321081 gene encoding uncharacterized protein LOC117321081 isoform X1: MIFEHKEARSGKECPLLIKTSFAVDLKAYVAKEGFGRGSKLVFTTDPALQTMSKCVKHMAHNPRTADRYYDRSRQEDARVDVWSKINSIYQDGNQPAPDIGPQSPACPAPSDNDSDVIGVSISQPSPVKKPRR; this comes from the exons ATG atCTTCGAACATAAGGAAGCTCGGTCGGGGAAGGAATGCCCGTTGCTGATAAAGACGTCCTTCGCGGTAGACCTCAAGGCATACGTGGCCAAGGAGGGCTTTGGTCGGGGGTCGAAGCTGGTCTTTACCACCGaccctgccctgcag ACCATGTCAAAATGTGTCAAGCACATGGCCCATAACCCACGGACTGCGGACAGGTACTATGACCGCTCTCGGCAGGAGGACGCCAGAGTCGATGTCTGGAGCAAAATCAACAGTATctatcag GATGGCAATCAGCCAGCTCCAGACATCGGTCCGCAGTCCCCTGCTTGTCCAGCACCCTCTGATAACGACAGCGACGTGATCGGCGTAAGTATTTCACAA CCTTCACCAGTAAAGAAGCCCAGGAGGTAG
- the LOC117321081 gene encoding uncharacterized protein LOC117321081 isoform X2 has translation MIFEHKEARSGKECPLLIKTSFAVDLKAYVAKEGFGRGSKLVFTTDPALQTMSKCVKHMAHNPRTADRYYDRSRQEDARVDVWSKINSIYQDGNQPAPDIGPQSPACPAPSDNDSDVIGPSPVKKPRR, from the exons ATG atCTTCGAACATAAGGAAGCTCGGTCGGGGAAGGAATGCCCGTTGCTGATAAAGACGTCCTTCGCGGTAGACCTCAAGGCATACGTGGCCAAGGAGGGCTTTGGTCGGGGGTCGAAGCTGGTCTTTACCACCGaccctgccctgcag ACCATGTCAAAATGTGTCAAGCACATGGCCCATAACCCACGGACTGCGGACAGGTACTATGACCGCTCTCGGCAGGAGGACGCCAGAGTCGATGTCTGGAGCAAAATCAACAGTATctatcag GATGGCAATCAGCCAGCTCCAGACATCGGTCCGCAGTCCCCTGCTTGTCCAGCACCCTCTGATAACGACAGCGACGTGATCGGC CCTTCACCAGTAAAGAAGCCCAGGAGGTAG
- the LOC117321083 gene encoding uncharacterized protein LOC117321083, which translates to MMQYLFLVGFNEWNEEDGQMEVQVIRDRPAEGERQRPKCECPMPDCDKVLENIPRHLRQFHKMTAVEAANQVSLQGYLRTGRLTTKLSCAAPRTRDWISI; encoded by the exons ATGATGCAGTACTTATTTCTTGTAGGGTTTAATGAGTGGAACGAAGAAGACGGTCAGATGGAGGTCCAGGTCATCAGAGATCGTCCGGCAGAGGGCGAGCGG cAAAGGCCCAAGTGCGAGTGCCCGATGCCGGACTGCGACAAGGTGTTGGAGAATATTCCCCGGCACCTTCGTCAG TTCCACAAGATGACCGCGGTCGAGGCAGCCAACCAGGTATCCCTCCAGGGGTACCTGAGGACTGGAAGGTTGACAACAAAGCTATCTTGTGCAGCTCCTCGAACACGAGACTGGATCTCCATCTGA